The following are from one region of the Mangifera indica cultivar Alphonso chromosome 14, CATAS_Mindica_2.1, whole genome shotgun sequence genome:
- the LOC123195957 gene encoding uncharacterized protein LOC123195957 encodes MGVSFNINPSSSLPQTPSKKHKALLVLSYILLAAASSFTFLTLSLRLFPSLCGFFLILLHVLIICAAIFACHVASSASNRWYAAHMVVTVVTAIFEGSMSVLIFTNTTEFLGYLKSYVREEDGVVILKLAGALSVLIFFLEWVVLTLAFLLRYKEFVAGSNGSRLHEEQSKVYASNYA; translated from the coding sequence ATGGGTGTCTCCTTCAACATCAACCCATCTTCTTCTCTCCCTCAAACCCCTTCAAAAAAGCACAAAGCTTTACTTGTTTTAAGCTACATCCTCCTTGCAGCAGCCTCAAGTTTCACCTTCCTCACTCTCTCCCTCCGCCTCTTCCCCTCGCTCTGCGGCTTCTTTCTCATCCTCCTCCACGTCCTCATCATCTGCGCGGCGATCTTCGCCTGCCACGTCGCCTCCTCTGCCTCTAACCGCTGGTATGCAGCCCACATGGTGGTCACTGTGGTGACCGCCATCTTTGAAGGCTCAATGTCTGTGTTAATCTTCACCAACACCACCGAGTTTCTTGGGTACTTAAAGTCCTACGTGAGGGAGGAAGATGGGGTTGTGATTCTTAAGCTTGCTGGTGCTCTCTCTGTGTTGATCTTTTTCCTGGAATGGGTGGTGTTGACATTGGCTTTTCTGTTGAGGTACAAGGAGTTTGTTGCAGGCAGCAATGGAAGCAGACTGCATGAAGAGCA
- the LOC123196933 gene encoding beta-hexosaminidase 2-like isoform X2 encodes MFRLCPPLSTFPPLLPLFSFSGNLQALYITVYDLVTPLQHGVNETYTLTIPSTGCTATLVAQTAWGAIWGLETFSQLVWGSPLRVAAGVYLQDMPLFPHRGLLLDTSRNYYGVEDIKRTIRAMAANKMNVFHWHITDSHSFPLVIPSEPELAAKGAYGSEMVYTPDDVKEIVEFGMSHGVRVVPEIDSPGHTGSWAEAYPEIVTCANMFWWPAGSDWADRFAAEPGAGQLNPLNPKTYQVLKNVIADVVKLFPEQFYHGGSDEIAPGCWKADPTIRSFLSNGGTLSQVLEKFVNSTFPIIVSLNRTVVYWEDVLLDKTIKVNPSCLPTEHTILQTWNNGPNNTKKLVNAGYRVIVSSSEYYYLDCGHGVFVGNNSQYNLPPGSDQGNGGSWCGPFKTWQAIYNYDITYGLSKEEAKLVLGGEVALWSEQADPTVLDARLWPRSSAMAETLWSGNKDEKGKNRYAEATDRLNEWRYRMVRRGIAAEPIQPLWCIRSPGMCNTVHPI; translated from the exons ATGTTCCGCTTGTGCCCCCCTCTGTCAACTTTTCCTCCTCTTCTTCCCCTCTTCAG tttttctggCAATTTACAGGCTCTGTATATCACTGTATATGACCTTGTTACACCGCTGCAGCATGGTGTTAATGAGACTTACACACTCACCATTCCTTCCACTGGGTGCACTGCCACGCTGGTGGCGCAGACAGCATGGGGAGCCATATGGGGACTTGAGACATTCTCACAGCTGGTGTGGGGCAGCCCATTGCGTGTGGCTGCAGGAGTGTACTTGCAGGACATGCCACTGTTTCCACACAGAGGGCTGTTGCTTGACACCTCAAGAAACTATTATGGAGTTGAGGACATCAAGAGGACTATCAGGGCGATGGCGGCAAATAAAATGAATGTGTTTCATTGGCATATCACTGACTCACATTCATTCCCTTTGGTGATTCCTTCTGAGCCTGAGCTTGCTGCCAAGGGTGCTTATGGTTCTGAAATGGTTTATACTCCTGATGATGTGAAGGAGATTGTTGAATTTGGTATGTCCCATGGTGTTAGGGTTGTCCCAGAAATCGACTCCCCAG GTCATACAGGATCATGGGCAGAAGCTTACCCAGAAATTGTTACGTGTGCAAACATGTTTTGGTGGCCTGCAGGAAGTGACTGGGCAGACCGATTTGCTGCAGAACCTGGAGCTGGCCAGCTAAACCCATTGAATCCAAAGACTTACCAAGTTCTGAAAAATGTAATTGCTGATGTGGTCAAGCTATTTCCAGAACAGTTTTACCATGGTGGATCTGATGAGATTGCTCCTGGTTGCTGGAAAGCTGATCCAACCATCCGATCCTTCCTTTCAAATGGTGGAACACTCAGTCAAGTCCTTGAAAAATTTGTGAACTCAACCTTCCCTATCATTGTGTCCCTCAACCGCACGGTGGTGTATTGGGAAGATGTTTTGTTGGACAAAACAATCAAAGTGAACCCCTCGTGTCTTCCAACTGAGCATACGATCTTACAAACATGGAACAATGGCCCAAACAACACAAAGAAGCTTGTCAATGCTGGCTATAGAGTCATTGTTTCATCCTCAGAGTACTATTATCTGGATTGTGGCCATGGTGTCTTTGTTGGGAACAATAGCCAGTATAATTTGCCTCCTGGTAGCGACCAAGGCAACGGGGGATCATGGTGTGGACCATTTAAAACTTGGCAAGCCATATACAATTATGATATAACATATGGGTTGAGCAAGGAGGAGGCGAAGCTGGTGCTGGGAGGAGAAGTGGCATTGTGGTCGGAGCAGGCAGATCCAACAGTGCTGGATGCAAGGCTTTGGCCAAGGTCTTCTGCAATGGCTGAGACACTGTGGTCTGGAAACAAGGATGAGAAGGGCAAGAACAGGTATGCTGAGGCAACGGATCGTTTGAACGAATGGCGGTACAGAATGGTAAGAAGAGGGATCGCTGCTGAGCCAATTCAACCTCTCTGGTGTATAAGAAGTCCTGGAATGTGTAACACAGTTCATCCGATTTAA
- the LOC123196933 gene encoding beta-hexosaminidase 2-like isoform X1 encodes MLVPRSAFHFNLLQLITLLLLTLTLSQLCFCCPLNVWPKPRIFSWPNPQANPLSPTFQIIFPSHFHLSKAISYYLNLIQTEHHVPLVPPSVNFSSSSSPLQALYITVYDLVTPLQHGVNETYTLTIPSTGCTATLVAQTAWGAIWGLETFSQLVWGSPLRVAAGVYLQDMPLFPHRGLLLDTSRNYYGVEDIKRTIRAMAANKMNVFHWHITDSHSFPLVIPSEPELAAKGAYGSEMVYTPDDVKEIVEFGMSHGVRVVPEIDSPGHTGSWAEAYPEIVTCANMFWWPAGSDWADRFAAEPGAGQLNPLNPKTYQVLKNVIADVVKLFPEQFYHGGSDEIAPGCWKADPTIRSFLSNGGTLSQVLEKFVNSTFPIIVSLNRTVVYWEDVLLDKTIKVNPSCLPTEHTILQTWNNGPNNTKKLVNAGYRVIVSSSEYYYLDCGHGVFVGNNSQYNLPPGSDQGNGGSWCGPFKTWQAIYNYDITYGLSKEEAKLVLGGEVALWSEQADPTVLDARLWPRSSAMAETLWSGNKDEKGKNRYAEATDRLNEWRYRMVRRGIAAEPIQPLWCIRSPGMCNTVHPI; translated from the exons ATGTTAGTGCCCAGAAGTGCTTTTCATTTCAACCTACTACAACTGATCACCCTTCTCCTCCTCACTTTAACACTTTCCCAGTTGTGCTTCTGTTGCCCCCTCAATGTGTGGCCAAAACCAAGAATATTTTCATGGCCAAATCCTCAAGCCAATCCTCTATCTCCAacttttcaaatcatttttccAAGCCATTTCCATCTCTCCAAGGCCATTTCTTATTACTTGAACTTGATCCAGACTGAACACCATGTTCCGCTTGTGCCCCCCTCTGTCAACTTTTCCTCCTCTTCTTCCCCTCTTCAG GCTCTGTATATCACTGTATATGACCTTGTTACACCGCTGCAGCATGGTGTTAATGAGACTTACACACTCACCATTCCTTCCACTGGGTGCACTGCCACGCTGGTGGCGCAGACAGCATGGGGAGCCATATGGGGACTTGAGACATTCTCACAGCTGGTGTGGGGCAGCCCATTGCGTGTGGCTGCAGGAGTGTACTTGCAGGACATGCCACTGTTTCCACACAGAGGGCTGTTGCTTGACACCTCAAGAAACTATTATGGAGTTGAGGACATCAAGAGGACTATCAGGGCGATGGCGGCAAATAAAATGAATGTGTTTCATTGGCATATCACTGACTCACATTCATTCCCTTTGGTGATTCCTTCTGAGCCTGAGCTTGCTGCCAAGGGTGCTTATGGTTCTGAAATGGTTTATACTCCTGATGATGTGAAGGAGATTGTTGAATTTGGTATGTCCCATGGTGTTAGGGTTGTCCCAGAAATCGACTCCCCAG GTCATACAGGATCATGGGCAGAAGCTTACCCAGAAATTGTTACGTGTGCAAACATGTTTTGGTGGCCTGCAGGAAGTGACTGGGCAGACCGATTTGCTGCAGAACCTGGAGCTGGCCAGCTAAACCCATTGAATCCAAAGACTTACCAAGTTCTGAAAAATGTAATTGCTGATGTGGTCAAGCTATTTCCAGAACAGTTTTACCATGGTGGATCTGATGAGATTGCTCCTGGTTGCTGGAAAGCTGATCCAACCATCCGATCCTTCCTTTCAAATGGTGGAACACTCAGTCAAGTCCTTGAAAAATTTGTGAACTCAACCTTCCCTATCATTGTGTCCCTCAACCGCACGGTGGTGTATTGGGAAGATGTTTTGTTGGACAAAACAATCAAAGTGAACCCCTCGTGTCTTCCAACTGAGCATACGATCTTACAAACATGGAACAATGGCCCAAACAACACAAAGAAGCTTGTCAATGCTGGCTATAGAGTCATTGTTTCATCCTCAGAGTACTATTATCTGGATTGTGGCCATGGTGTCTTTGTTGGGAACAATAGCCAGTATAATTTGCCTCCTGGTAGCGACCAAGGCAACGGGGGATCATGGTGTGGACCATTTAAAACTTGGCAAGCCATATACAATTATGATATAACATATGGGTTGAGCAAGGAGGAGGCGAAGCTGGTGCTGGGAGGAGAAGTGGCATTGTGGTCGGAGCAGGCAGATCCAACAGTGCTGGATGCAAGGCTTTGGCCAAGGTCTTCTGCAATGGCTGAGACACTGTGGTCTGGAAACAAGGATGAGAAGGGCAAGAACAGGTATGCTGAGGCAACGGATCGTTTGAACGAATGGCGGTACAGAATGGTAAGAAGAGGGATCGCTGCTGAGCCAATTCAACCTCTCTGGTGTATAAGAAGTCCTGGAATGTGTAACACAGTTCATCCGATTTAA